The nucleotide window GCGTCTGTTGACGATATGAAGTTCCAATACAAAGACGAAGCGAACGGTGACAACTGGATCAAAGAAACGAGTATCGAGAAATACAATGAATTACTAACTTCTGGCGATTACACAGCAATGAGTATCCCTGCCAAAGTCGCAGCGGGTTGGGAATCAGGCCGTGATAACGCTGGCGTGTTTGGTTTTATCGACACTATCGACAACCTGCAAGGTATGGCCGAGCAACCAACGCAAAATGAAGCGGAAGTCATAGACCAAATGGGTCGTTACGCGCATGACACTAATGGTTTCGACAATACGTATGACATGGCTATGGGCTCGGACGGCTCAGTAGTGACTTACCATGATGATTCAGTTGAGAACATGGACAAACTGGCTCTGGCGAAGAAAGACTGGGAGGTGAAGTTCAACGAAAATACGGATGATTCAGACAGCTTATCTGGTTACTCATTGATGCAAGAGTCGGTAGACCAAGCGTCTTACTGGTACTCAGACAACCTATACCTATCTCAAATCGCCGACGTGCTGGGTAAAGCAGACAAAGCCGCTGAGTTTGCAGAAAAAGCAGCCAATACCAAAGAGTACATCAACCGTTGTATGTACGATGAGTCAACAGGCTTCTACTACGATATCGAAGTGGTGCCAAATGGCCTCCCTAACCAATGTGCAGGTCCTGTATTGGTGAAACGCGGTATGGGCCCTGAAGGTTGGTCACCACTATTCAACAATGCTGCGACGCAAGAACACGCGGACAAAGTAGTAGAGAACATGCTGAATACCAGCAAGTTTAACTCACCTAAGATTCCGCTAGGTACGGCATCAATGGACAACCCGGCTTACGGCCCAGACATTTACTGGCGTGGTCGCGTGTGGCTCGATCAGTTCTACTTTGGTGTTCGCGGTATGGACAACTATGGATACGGTGTAGAAGCGCGTCAAATGGTCGACAAGCTATTCCAAAATGCGCAAGGCCTAACAGAATCTACCCCGATTCAGGAAAACTACAACCCAGAAACGGGTGAGGTTCAGGGCGCGAATAACTTCTCTTGGAGTGCAGCGCACCTTTACATGTTGTACAACGGTTTTGTAGGCAAATAAACACTCGTTGTTCCGTCATTAACGGAGTCAAGCATTAAGCGTTGTAAATGGTCCACCTAACCATCTGCAATTGTTTAACACACTCCATATCCCTGACAACAAAGCCACAACAGACGCTGTGGCTTCTGTTTTATCGGTTTGAATCAATACCGCTAACTGTCCGTCGTCGTTAATGGCCGCTTCCCATCACACGCCCCTTTCTTAAGGTCGTATAGCGGGCTGGCTCCATGGTTACTCCATCGGTGGTCTTCCCTAGCCAGTTTTTTATATTGAGTCGGCGTGAAGCCAATGTATGTCTGGAAGGTTTCATAGAATCGGCTACTTGAATTGAAGCCCACCGTGAGTGAGATATCGAGAATGGTTCTATCCGTATCACTCAACAAAGCACGAGCGTGGTTGATGCGCATCGCAGTAATGTACTGCTTAATGGTCATCTGCATCATTCTCTGAAATACGTTCATCGCGTAGTTGCTGTGTAACCCGACATGTTCAGCGATACCTTTAACGGTTAATGGCTGATTATGGTGAGTCGCAATGTATTCCAACATCTGGCTGACATAGAATTGGGAGTGTTTCGATACCCCTTTCTTGGTCGACTTATCCTGTCGATTTACCAGCAGTTGTTGCCAACCATCAAGGCAGATTCGTTTAAGCATTAAGCCAATTTCATCCATAGCCAACTGCTGGCGACTTTCTGACGAATGTTTTATCTCTTGTGCCCAACGGGATATTTCAAACTCACTGATCAACGAACAGGAGTTCGATTGCAATACACTTCCGTGAGTTATCTGATTGACAAAATCACGACTGAGAGCCCAGGACATAAAATGGTGAATCGGTATGTTGATGATCCCCATATTATGGCTTTGGCCGGGATTGGTGAGTCGATGAGGTACCGATGCCCAAAACAAGCC belongs to Vibrio cyclitrophicus and includes:
- the melR gene encoding transcriptional regulator MelR — its product is MPQSAPDTVRIITLDKYSTETVSVSPLSLYSSYEKIDIELRAPHSMPGYHWHGQVEVNIPFGDDVEYIINGSPIVVKSGSIGLFWASVPHRLTNPGQSHNMGIINIPIHHFMSWALSRDFVNQITHGSVLQSNSCSLISEFEISRWAQEIKHSSESRQQLAMDEIGLMLKRICLDGWQQLLVNRQDKSTKKGVSKHSQFYVSQMLEYIATHHNQPLTVKGIAEHVGLHSNYAMNVFQRMMQMTIKQYITAMRINHARALLSDTDRTILDISLTVGFNSSSRFYETFQTYIGFTPTQYKKLAREDHRWSNHGASPLYDLKKGACDGKRPLTTTDS